One genomic window of Providencia hangzhouensis includes the following:
- the cysM gene encoding cysteine synthase CysM: MSALEQFIGNTPLVKLQRLTQGIEAEIWVKLEGNNPAGSVKDRAAFSMINEAQLRGEIKPGDTLIEATSGNTGIALAMIAAVKGYKLKLLMPDNMSKERQASMQAYGAELILVSTAVGMEGARDLAKEMEQRGEGKVLDQFNNPDNPLAHFKTTGPEIWQQTNGRITHFVSSMGTTGTITGVSRYLKSQSDDVHIVGLQPAEKSQIPGIRRWSPGYLPGIFDGSLVDSVLDINQQEAEETMRALAKVEGIFCGVSSGGAVAGALKVAKANPGAVIVAVICDRGDRYLSTGVFNE, from the coding sequence GTGTCGGCTCTGGAACAATTTATCGGTAATACCCCATTAGTAAAGCTTCAGCGTTTAACACAAGGGATTGAAGCTGAAATTTGGGTGAAACTTGAAGGTAATAACCCCGCAGGTTCAGTGAAAGATCGCGCGGCATTTTCAATGATTAATGAAGCGCAATTACGGGGTGAAATTAAGCCAGGTGATACGCTAATTGAAGCAACTAGTGGAAATACAGGTATCGCGCTTGCGATGATAGCCGCAGTAAAAGGCTACAAACTGAAATTACTCATGCCAGATAACATGAGCAAAGAGCGGCAAGCTTCAATGCAAGCCTATGGTGCAGAACTCATTTTAGTGAGTACGGCTGTTGGTATGGAAGGTGCCCGCGATTTGGCTAAGGAAATGGAACAAAGAGGTGAGGGGAAAGTTTTAGACCAATTTAACAACCCTGATAACCCATTAGCTCATTTTAAAACAACAGGCCCTGAAATATGGCAGCAAACCAATGGTCGCATTACCCATTTTGTATCGAGTATGGGAACCACCGGGACCATTACCGGGGTAAGCCGCTATTTAAAATCCCAGTCAGATGATGTCCATATTGTTGGGTTACAACCTGCGGAAAAAAGCCAAATTCCGGGTATTAGGCGTTGGTCACCAGGTTACTTACCCGGTATTTTTGATGGCTCATTAGTTGATAGTGTACTGGATATAAACCAGCAAGAAGCTGAAGAGACTATGAGAGCTTTAGCTAAAGTTGAAGGCATCTTTTGTGGAGTGAGCTCGGGTGGAGCGGTTGCCGGTGCGTTAAAAGTGGCGAAAGCTAACCCTGGAGCGGTCATTGTGGCAGTAATTTGTGACCGAGGAGACCGTTATTTATCAACAGGTGTATTTAATGAGTGA
- a CDS encoding type II toxin-antitoxin system HicA family toxin, which translates to MQSSELINILQKNGWKLERIKGSHHQFSHPHFSIVITVPHPQKDLKIGTLNHILKAAKLKH; encoded by the coding sequence GTGCAAAGTTCGGAACTGATAAACATACTGCAAAAAAACGGTTGGAAACTTGAAAGAATAAAAGGAAGTCACCATCAGTTTTCCCACCCACATTTTTCAATTGTAATTACTGTTCCGCATCCACAAAAAGATTTAAAGATAGGCACACTAAATCACATTTTGAAGGCTGCGAAACTAAAACATTAA
- the crr gene encoding PTS glucose transporter subunit IIA translates to MGLFDKLKSLVSEDKSSSGSIEIIAPLSGEIVNIEDVPDVVFAEKIVGDGIAIKPAGNKIVAPVDGTIGKIFETNHAFSIESDDGIELFVHFGIDTVELKGEGFKRIAEEGQTVKKGDLIIEFDLALLEEKAKSVLTPVVISNMDEIKELNKLTGSVTVGETVIMRIKK, encoded by the coding sequence ATGGGTCTGTTTGACAAACTGAAATCACTCGTTTCGGAAGACAAAAGTAGCAGTGGCAGTATTGAAATTATCGCACCTTTATCGGGTGAGATTGTCAATATTGAAGATGTTCCAGACGTTGTGTTCGCAGAAAAAATTGTTGGTGATGGTATTGCGATTAAACCCGCGGGTAACAAAATCGTTGCCCCTGTAGACGGTACAATTGGTAAAATATTTGAAACTAACCATGCGTTTTCTATTGAATCAGATGATGGTATAGAACTATTTGTTCACTTCGGTATTGATACCGTTGAACTTAAAGGTGAAGGCTTTAAACGCATCGCTGAAGAAGGCCAAACTGTGAAGAAAGGCGACTTAATCATCGAGTTTGATTTAGCGCTGTTAGAAGAGAAAGCAAAATCTGTTCTAACGCCAGTTGTCATTTCTAATATGGACGAAATCAAAGAACTAAACAAACTGACAGGCTCAGTGACAGTCGGTGAAACTGTCATCATGCGTATTAAGAAATAA
- a CDS encoding Dyp-type peroxidase, with product MSHSQSGILKEHSRFGIFIEAQVQEGSLDEVKSGCKSFVEALTKLQAQYPDDRLGAVIAFGSDIWKQLGKANTAPELKPFRTLGKGLAPATQRDMFIHIQSLRHDINFSLAQAALKAFGKSISVVEEIHGFRWVDDRDLSGFIDGTENPQGEEISEVTLIEDGEDKGGSYVLVQRYEHDLRKWDRFSEHEQEKMIGRTKKDSVELDEDARNVTSHVSRVVIEEEGEELSVMRHSLPYGTASGKHGLFFIAYCARLHNIEQQLLSMFGEKDGKYDDLLRMTKAVSGSYYYAPSIETLTSL from the coding sequence ATGTCTCATTCTCAAAGTGGTATTTTGAAAGAACATAGCCGTTTTGGTATTTTTATTGAAGCGCAAGTGCAAGAGGGATCTCTGGATGAAGTTAAGTCTGGATGTAAAAGCTTTGTCGAGGCTTTAACCAAATTACAAGCGCAATATCCAGATGATCGCCTTGGTGCAGTTATCGCGTTTGGCTCTGATATCTGGAAACAGCTCGGTAAGGCAAATACTGCTCCTGAATTGAAACCATTTCGCACTCTGGGTAAAGGGCTTGCTCCCGCCACTCAACGGGATATGTTTATTCATATTCAATCACTGCGCCACGATATTAATTTTTCTTTAGCACAAGCTGCTTTAAAAGCATTTGGTAAATCTATCTCTGTGGTTGAAGAAATTCATGGCTTCCGTTGGGTAGATGACAGAGATTTAAGTGGTTTTATTGATGGAACAGAGAACCCGCAGGGGGAAGAAATTTCAGAGGTTACATTAATTGAAGACGGTGAAGATAAAGGCGGAAGCTATGTTTTAGTCCAACGCTATGAACACGATTTACGAAAATGGGATCGTTTTTCGGAACATGAACAAGAAAAAATGATTGGCCGTACGAAAAAAGATAGCGTTGAATTAGATGAAGATGCGCGCAATGTCACCTCTCATGTCTCACGCGTGGTGATAGAAGAAGAGGGTGAAGAGCTTTCAGTCATGCGTCACAGCTTGCCATATGGTACAGCAAGCGGCAAACATGGCTTATTCTTTATCGCTTATTGTGCAAGGTTACACAATATTGAACAGCAGTTACTCAGCATGTTTGGTGAAAAAGATGGCAAATACGATGATTTGCTGCGTATGACGAAAGCCGTTTCGGGGAGTTATTACTATGCTCCGTCGATTGAGACATTGACGTCTCTTTGA
- a CDS encoding RpoE-regulated lipoprotein produces the protein MSQHAKLNRNNGLSPLLKASLLCGTVLLSGCAGVKFFSPSTWFSGPLVVSSSGLGQVTSFTPMQADIIKKQLDDRYTLRSGMQMENGDVVTIFQGMDDNEVKLEIVGPEHGYVSRIIVSDPDIATEWGPTVGTEFSEIYQKAFGICGLGERVNDVPTIECNSPQSSKVVYRFTGKWQGPEDLMPSDDDLKTWKISQIIWHK, from the coding sequence ATGTCCCAACATGCAAAGTTGAATAGAAATAATGGATTATCGCCGTTGTTGAAGGCTTCTCTACTCTGTGGAACAGTTCTGTTATCAGGGTGTGCGGGTGTGAAATTCTTTTCGCCATCGACTTGGTTTAGCGGCCCACTGGTGGTTTCTAGCTCAGGACTTGGTCAAGTGACTAGTTTTACACCAATGCAAGCGGATATCATTAAGAAACAACTTGATGACCGCTATACATTACGCAGTGGTATGCAAATGGAAAATGGGGATGTGGTCACAATTTTCCAAGGAATGGATGATAATGAAGTAAAATTAGAAATAGTTGGCCCAGAGCACGGCTATGTATCACGAATTATAGTGAGTGACCCCGATATTGCAACTGAATGGGGGCCAACAGTGGGTACTGAATTTAGTGAAATTTATCAAAAAGCATTCGGTATTTGCGGTCTAGGCGAGCGAGTCAATGACGTTCCAACCATTGAATGTAATTCACCGCAATCAAGTAAAGTGGTTTACCGTTTTACAGGTAAATGGCAAGGGCCCGAAGATTTAATGCCTTCAGATGATGACCTGAAAACATGGAAAATCTCGCAAATTATTTGGCATAAATAA
- a CDS encoding sulfate ABC transporter substrate-binding protein, with the protein MKKSFLKKTALASLATVSLLGSSPLVAAELLNSSYDIARELFVALNPSFEKQWNEAHPDDKLTIKQSHAGSSKQALAILQGLKADVVTYNQVTDVQILHDKGNLIPADWQARLPNNSSPYYSTMAFLVRKGNPKGIKTWDDLVREDVKLIFPNPKTSGNGRYTYLAAWGAFNQENKDDKAKTREQMKQFLKNVEVFDTGGRGATTSFIERGLGDVLISFESEVNNIRSQYGESDYEVIVPPVDILAEFPVAWVDKNVQKNGTEDVAKAYLNYLYSPQAQEIITQYNYRVNDKAVMSANKDKFPETQLFTVESQFESWPKVMDVHFATGGEFDQLMAEGRR; encoded by the coding sequence ATGAAAAAATCATTTTTGAAAAAAACAGCACTAGCGAGTTTGGCAACGGTATCATTACTCGGAAGCTCACCATTAGTTGCAGCTGAACTGCTTAATAGCTCTTATGATATTGCCCGTGAATTATTTGTGGCGTTGAACCCTTCATTTGAAAAACAATGGAATGAAGCCCACCCTGACGACAAACTCACAATTAAACAATCACACGCCGGCTCATCAAAGCAAGCTCTGGCTATTTTACAAGGGCTGAAAGCGGATGTGGTGACCTATAACCAAGTCACGGACGTGCAAATTTTGCATGACAAAGGGAATTTGATCCCTGCAGACTGGCAAGCTCGCTTACCAAATAATAGCTCGCCTTATTATTCAACAATGGCGTTTTTAGTTCGTAAAGGAAACCCTAAAGGGATTAAAACGTGGGATGATTTAGTCCGTGAAGATGTTAAATTAATCTTCCCGAACCCAAAAACTTCAGGAAATGGCCGTTATACCTACCTTGCGGCATGGGGCGCTTTTAATCAAGAAAATAAAGATGATAAAGCAAAAACCCGTGAGCAAATGAAACAGTTTCTGAAAAATGTAGAAGTATTTGATACCGGTGGGCGTGGCGCGACGACGTCATTTATTGAACGGGGGCTCGGTGACGTCCTTATTAGTTTTGAATCAGAAGTGAATAATATTCGCTCTCAGTATGGTGAATCAGACTACGAAGTTATTGTACCGCCGGTGGATATCTTAGCGGAATTTCCCGTCGCTTGGGTCGATAAAAATGTACAAAAAAATGGTACTGAAGATGTCGCTAAAGCTTACTTAAATTATCTCTATAGCCCACAGGCCCAAGAAATCATCACTCAGTACAATTATCGAGTGAATGACAAAGCGGTGATGAGTGCGAATAAGGATAAATTCCCAGAAACTCAGTTGTTTACGGTTGAATCACAATTTGAGAGCTGGCCAAAAGTAATGGACGTTCATTTTGCCACCGGTGGGGAATTTGACCAATTAATGGCTGAAGGGCGCCGTTAA
- the cysT gene encoding sulfate/thiosulfate ABC transporter permease CysT, which translates to MNRSGKRFLPGFGLTLGSSLFYTCLILLLPMSALVIQLSEMTWQQYWAVISYPQVVAAYKVTLLSALVASLFNAVFGMLLAWILTRYRFPGRLFLDGLVDLPFALPTAVAGLTLATLFATSGWYGQYLHQFDIKVVNTWLGIAVAMAFTSIPFVVRTVQPVLEELGPEYEEAAQTLGASRWQTFRRVILPELSPALLAGTVLSFTRSLGEFGAIIFIAGNIAWQTEVVSLMIFSQLQQFDYPAASAVASVILAVSLLLLFSVNLVQSRFGKRLGGK; encoded by the coding sequence ATGAATCGTTCAGGAAAGCGTTTTTTGCCAGGCTTTGGGCTAACGCTAGGTAGCAGCCTTTTTTATACCTGCTTGATTTTGCTATTACCCATGAGCGCTTTGGTGATCCAATTATCGGAAATGACATGGCAGCAATATTGGGCTGTCATTAGTTACCCGCAAGTGGTTGCCGCGTACAAAGTGACGTTACTGTCTGCATTAGTCGCAAGTTTGTTTAATGCGGTGTTTGGCATGTTATTAGCGTGGATTTTAACGCGTTATCGCTTTCCTGGGCGTTTGTTTTTAGATGGTTTAGTAGATTTACCCTTTGCATTACCTACTGCGGTAGCGGGGCTGACATTGGCAACCCTGTTTGCAACCTCGGGCTGGTATGGGCAATATCTGCACCAGTTTGATATTAAAGTCGTCAATACTTGGCTGGGAATTGCGGTTGCGATGGCTTTTACCAGTATTCCGTTTGTTGTGCGTACGGTTCAACCTGTGTTGGAAGAGCTAGGCCCTGAATACGAAGAAGCTGCTCAAACCCTAGGTGCGAGCCGTTGGCAAACTTTTCGTCGAGTGATACTGCCAGAGCTTTCACCGGCCTTATTAGCCGGAACGGTTTTGTCCTTTACACGGAGTTTAGGCGAGTTTGGTGCCATTATATTTATTGCGGGTAATATTGCGTGGCAAACCGAAGTTGTCTCATTAATGATTTTTAGTCAGCTACAGCAATTTGATTACCCGGCAGCCAGTGCTGTGGCCTCAGTTATTTTAGCGGTTTCATTGTTACTTCTATTTAGTGTTAATTTAGTACAAAGCCGCTTTGGTAAACGGTTGGGGGGCAAGTAA
- the cysA gene encoding sulfate/thiosulfate ABC transporter ATP-binding protein CysA, with protein MSIEIEKIGKLFGKTQVLSDISLDIASGEMVALLGPSGSGKTTLLRIIAGLEQQSQGLLRFHGHDVSKIHAKDRRVGFVFQHYALFRHMTVFDNVAFGLTVLPRKQRPSAQAIKDKVTKLLEMVQLAHLASRYPAQLSGGQKQRVALARALAVDPQILLLDEPFGALDAQVRIELRRWLRQLHDELKFTSVFVTHDQEEAMEVADRVVVMSQGHIEQVGTPSDIWQRPETRFVLEFMGEVNQISAHIKGSTLNIDGYEFPLNHTSVQQGEVDVFLRPWDISLQAEVDEQHRLPVRITESGPRGHFWQLTVQPLGWGKEPLSVIWQSEKTIPTRGERYFLGSQQAKIYQGDQALIFPQLAESA; from the coding sequence ATGAGTATTGAAATTGAAAAAATCGGTAAGTTATTTGGTAAAACCCAAGTACTCAGCGATATTTCACTGGATATTGCATCGGGTGAAATGGTTGCCTTATTAGGGCCTTCCGGTTCAGGAAAAACAACCTTATTGCGGATTATTGCTGGGCTTGAACAACAAAGTCAGGGGTTATTGCGCTTTCATGGTCACGATGTTAGTAAAATCCATGCGAAAGATAGGCGTGTTGGCTTTGTATTTCAACACTATGCACTATTTCGCCACATGACAGTGTTTGATAATGTGGCATTTGGTTTAACGGTTTTACCCAGAAAGCAGCGCCCATCAGCTCAGGCTATTAAAGATAAAGTAACAAAATTGCTGGAAATGGTTCAACTCGCCCATCTGGCTTCACGTTACCCCGCGCAACTTTCAGGGGGGCAAAAACAGCGAGTGGCACTGGCAAGGGCTTTAGCCGTTGATCCACAAATTTTATTATTAGATGAACCTTTTGGTGCGCTTGACGCACAAGTGCGTATTGAATTACGCCGTTGGTTACGTCAATTACATGATGAATTAAAATTTACCAGTGTTTTTGTGACTCATGACCAAGAAGAAGCCATGGAAGTTGCAGACAGAGTGGTGGTGATGAGCCAAGGTCATATTGAGCAAGTTGGCACACCGAGCGATATTTGGCAGCGCCCAGAAACCCGTTTTGTGCTTGAATTCATGGGGGAAGTGAACCAAATTTCTGCCCACATCAAAGGTTCAACATTAAATATAGATGGCTATGAATTCCCCCTTAACCATACCAGTGTTCAACAAGGTGAAGTCGACGTATTTTTACGTCCCTGGGATATCTCATTACAAGCTGAAGTGGATGAACAGCACCGTTTACCTGTTAGAATTACGGAATCGGGGCCAAGAGGGCATTTTTGGCAATTAACCGTTCAACCATTAGGTTGGGGGAAAGAGCCTTTGTCAGTGATTTGGCAGTCCGAAAAAACGATACCAACGCGAGGTGAACGTTACTTTTTAGGTAGCCAGCAGGCAAAGATCTATCAAGGAGATCAGGCGTTAATTTTCCCACAACTTGCTGAAAGTGCATGA
- a CDS encoding GNAT family acetyltransferase has protein sequence MEIRVFRQSDYEDVLTLWERCSLNEFSGDPELDIERKLQCGADLFLVAEVAGEVVGTIMGGYDGIRGTAVYLAVHPEYRGRGIANALVSRLEKKLIARGCGRIELLVSEESDAAICMFEKMLYEEEQPERLIYSKKLTHETDF, from the coding sequence ATGGAAATACGAGTCTTTCGACAAAGTGATTATGAAGACGTCCTGACATTATGGGAGCGTTGTTCTCTTAATGAATTTTCAGGGGATCCTGAACTCGATATTGAACGCAAATTACAGTGTGGAGCAGACTTATTTCTAGTGGCTGAAGTTGCCGGGGAAGTCGTTGGCACTATTATGGGGGGATATGATGGCATTCGTGGTACTGCTGTTTACCTTGCCGTTCACCCTGAATACCGTGGCCGTGGTATTGCGAATGCATTAGTGAGTAGACTAGAAAAAAAGCTGATCGCCAGAGGCTGCGGAAGAATCGAGCTGTTAGTGAGTGAAGAATCTGATGCTGCTATCTGTATGTTTGAAAAAATGTTGTATGAAGAAGAACAACCTGAACGTTTAATTTATTCGAAAAAATTAACGCACGAAACGGATTTTTAA
- the cysW gene encoding sulfate/thiosulfate ABC transporter permease CysW: protein MAQITPIHTTSRTQINWGKWLLIAIGLLFSFLLLVIPIVWIFITAFQKGLDAVLLNLADPDMLHAIGLTVLIALITVPVNLVFGTMMAWLVTRFQFPGRQLLLTLVDIPFAVSPVVAGLLYLLFYGSNSWFGGWLEGFDIQLMFSWPGMALVTIFVTCPFVVRELVPLMLSQGSQEDEAAVLLGASGWKMFWRVTLPNIRWALLYGVVLTNARAIGEFGAVSVVSGAIRGETYTLPLQVELLHQDYNTVGAFTAAGILALLAIITLILKSALQWHLSRQQSESGVH from the coding sequence ATGGCGCAAATTACACCAATTCACACTACTAGCCGTACCCAAATTAACTGGGGGAAATGGCTACTAATTGCGATAGGTTTATTGTTTTCGTTTTTACTATTAGTGATTCCAATTGTTTGGATATTTATTACTGCATTTCAAAAAGGGTTAGATGCCGTTTTACTGAATTTGGCAGACCCAGATATGCTACACGCTATTGGTTTAACAGTATTAATTGCTTTAATTACCGTTCCTGTAAATTTAGTTTTTGGCACCATGATGGCGTGGTTAGTGACACGGTTTCAATTTCCTGGTCGCCAATTATTACTCACCTTGGTAGATATCCCGTTTGCGGTTTCACCTGTTGTTGCGGGTTTGCTGTACTTACTTTTTTATGGCTCGAACAGCTGGTTTGGTGGGTGGCTTGAAGGTTTTGATATCCAGCTAATGTTTTCATGGCCAGGTATGGCGTTAGTGACCATTTTTGTAACGTGTCCATTTGTCGTACGTGAGTTAGTGCCCTTGATGTTAAGCCAAGGTAGCCAAGAAGATGAAGCCGCGGTGTTACTGGGAGCGTCAGGATGGAAGATGTTTTGGCGTGTGACATTGCCCAATATCCGCTGGGCATTATTGTATGGCGTGGTTTTAACTAACGCCCGTGCAATCGGTGAATTTGGTGCGGTTTCGGTGGTTTCAGGAGCTATTCGTGGTGAAACATACACCTTGCCATTGCAAGTTGAATTATTGCATCAGGATTATAATACAGTAGGGGCGTTTACGGCCGCAGGGATCTTAGCACTGCTGGCAATTATCACCTTAATACTTAAAAGCGCATTGCAGTGGCATTTAAGTCGCCAGCAATCTGAATCAGGAGTCCATTAA
- a CDS encoding type II toxin-antitoxin system HicB family antitoxin: protein MLYTAFIEIDNDGSASGWFPDIEGCTFAGSNIEEAYAEAKSAIDAHFELLSEKGFEIPLSKSQQTLLNPIQPEYAHGIWLFVDVDMDKYDGRTERINITLPHRLLHRIDALVKVNPEYGSRSGFIAAAARKELKKTD, encoded by the coding sequence ATGCTTTATACCGCCTTTATTGAAATTGATAATGATGGCAGCGCAAGTGGCTGGTTTCCTGATATTGAAGGATGTACATTCGCGGGCAGCAATATAGAAGAGGCTTACGCAGAAGCAAAATCAGCAATTGATGCTCATTTTGAATTATTGAGTGAAAAAGGCTTTGAGATCCCATTATCGAAATCTCAGCAAACGCTATTGAACCCAATACAACCTGAATATGCGCATGGGATATGGTTATTTGTGGATGTCGATATGGATAAATACGATGGCCGTACTGAGCGTATTAATATCACCTTGCCGCATCGTTTATTACATCGTATTGATGCTTTAGTGAAGGTTAATCCTGAATATGGTAGCCGTAGTGGTTTTATTGCTGCTGCAGCTCGTAAAGAATTAAAAAAAACCGATTAA